Proteins encoded by one window of Cloeon dipterum chromosome 4, ieCloDipt1.1, whole genome shotgun sequence:
- the LOC135943568 gene encoding zinc finger protein 107-like isoform X18, with the protein MAASTKVSDMCRLCGTDTLNVVRHHIFEGEGQVKKSAQKISECLPLHIAAEDPLPKNICGECSYKLDLMSDFREKAVKTDVMLVSLVEGVKPEIPDDDDDGPDHEIDNDFRSDTPVEQPEQQTEPEVLIKEEEAQQPQQPEKRPGRKAANKRPIQESDMEEEEEEAPAKKRGRKPKEKETAPAASATTSASTNPPKENTGLRDPLKLYQCIFCQQMFATAESLPIHIEMQHPKNMQCELCAMRFRSSATLDLHMVLTHSSEPATTPRPKTACLPSGSGGSNTPSQKAQKPITTLAKTKDCGSEKSGVVVKHGTVTMNQSGMGKNVVISLNNSAEKDAKIVNSSAKEGENTIRFSVNREKDKVITIRLNNSVENSSASLRSEDKTVKICLKNKVDDCPIEEYDYTTDSETDETSSGTDEISSETEEKSSETEEKSSSETDESECHAEDDAAPREQNDGDDSCSESSEESEENEPIEGQKENESKNEFKCQYCYKVMHSKASLGRHERLHNVEKRLIECQLCGQPFLSKKSLANHQVFMHASKSVMPKPGPK; encoded by the exons ATGGCCGCGTCCACGAAAGTTAGCGACATGTGTCGCTTATGCGGCACGGACACACTTAATGTGGTTCGACATCACATTTTCGAGGGTGAAGGGCAAGTCAAGAAGTCTGCCCAGAAGATTTCCGAGTGCCTTCCTCTGCAT ATTGCTGCAGAAGACCCGcttcccaaaaatatttgtggggAGTGCTCCTACAAACTGGACCTTATGAGTGACTTCAGAGAAAAAGCTGTGAAAACAGATGTTATGCTCGTTTCCCTGGTGGAAGGAGTGAAACCTGAG ATTCCAGACGACGATGACGATGGTCCAGACCACGAAATTGACAATGACTTTCGCTCCGACACTCCAGTCGAGCAACCTGAGCAGCAGACTGAGCCTGAGGTACTGATCAAAGAGGAAGAGGCACAACAGCCTCAGCAGCCGGAGAAAAGGCCCGGCAGAAAAGCGGCCAACAAACGGCCCATCCAAGAGTCTGAcatggaggaggaggaggaggaggcgccCGCCAAGAAGCGCGGCCGCAAACCCAAGGAAAAGGAGACTGCACCAGCGGCGTCGGCTACGACATCGGCATCAACCAACCCGCCTAAGGAGAACACAGG gctgAGGGACCCGCTCAAACTGTACCAATGTATATTTTGCCAGCAAATGTTTGCGACCGCTGAATCTCTTCCGATCCACATCGAGATGCAGCATCCGAAAAATATGCAGTGCGAGTTGTGTGCTATGAGATTCCGTTCAAGTGCCACCTTGGACCTGCATATGGTTCTAACACACTCAAGTGAGCCAGCCACGACTCCGAGACCGAAAACAGCGTGCCTACCGAGTGGCTCTGGTGGCAGCAATACACCAAGTCAGAAGGCTCAAAAGCCAATTACAACTTTGGCCAAAACTAAAGATTGTGGTAGCGAGAAAAGCGGAGTCGTCGTGAAGCATGGAACCGTCACTATGAATCAAAGTGGGATGGGCAAGAATGTTGTGATTAGCTTAAACAATAGTGCTGAGAAAGATGCGAAAATTGTAAACAGTAGTGCTAAGGAAGGTGAAAATACTATACGATTTTCTGTAAACAGGGAGAAAGATAAAGTTATTACAATTCGGTTGAACAATAGCGTGGAAAACAGCAGTGCCAGCTTGAGAAGCGAGGacaaaactgtaaaaatctgcttgaaaaataaagttgatGATTGTCCTATCGAGGAATACGATTATACAACAGATAGTGAAACTGATGAAACGAGTAGTGGAACGGACGAAATAAGCAGTGAAACTGAGGAAAAAAGTAGCGAAACTGAGGAAAAAAGTAGTAGTGAAACTGATGAGTCGGAGTGTCACGCAGAAGATGATGCTGCACCACGTGAACAAAATGACGGGGACGATTCATGTAGCGAGAGTAGCGAAGAAAGTGAGGAAAATGAGCCCATTGAAGGGCAAAAGGAAAACGAAAgcaaaaatgagtttaaatgTCAATATTGCTACAAAGTGATGCATAGCAAAGCTTCTCTTGGTCGCCATGAACGCCTGCACAATGTAGAAAAACGTTTGATTGAGTGCCAATTGTGCGGGCAAccttttttgtctaaaaagAGTCTTGCCAATCACCAGGTTTTCATGCATGCCTCAAAATCGGTGATGCCAAAGCCAGGTCCTAAATGA
- the LOC135943568 gene encoding zinc finger protein 436-like isoform X28 yields the protein MAASTKVSDMCRLCGTDTLNVVRHHIFEGEGQVKKSAQKISECLPLHIAAEDPLPKNICGECSYKLDLMSDFREKAVKTDVMLVSLVEGVKPEIPDDDDDGPDHEIDNDFRSDTPVEQPEQQTEPEVLIKEEEAQQPQQPEKRPGRKAANKRPIQESDMEEEEEEAPAKKRGRKPKEKETAPAASATTSASTNPPKENTGPTMYSCKYCHVLFATRSEVHAHVAESHPKTHGCIICDCQFRTAQLAAEHAALVHRDRPRRVKRVTCEHCLSTLSSAQALALHIQRRHEPRPGTESKLFVCSSCGKTFGRRYQLLEHERRHTGERPFQCVQCGSSFASSSNLASHMTKHRPPSLACPECDKRFGSTSTLRAHRQSHLPVEARRTFQCEVCGRSLLSAAHLRQHRLGHDDAAPSFKCAECGKRFRHLRSLREHVQLHSGAKRHVCELCGKAYAMRHSLTTHRRTHDAPFRCQVCGQIFAHYSSLLTHTRTHNNIPINFVPK from the exons ATGGCCGCGTCCACGAAAGTTAGCGACATGTGTCGCTTATGCGGCACGGACACACTTAATGTGGTTCGACATCACATTTTCGAGGGTGAAGGGCAAGTCAAGAAGTCTGCCCAGAAGATTTCCGAGTGCCTTCCTCTGCAT ATTGCTGCAGAAGACCCGcttcccaaaaatatttgtggggAGTGCTCCTACAAACTGGACCTTATGAGTGACTTCAGAGAAAAAGCTGTGAAAACAGATGTTATGCTCGTTTCCCTGGTGGAAGGAGTGAAACCTGAG ATTCCAGACGACGATGACGATGGTCCAGACCACGAAATTGACAATGACTTTCGCTCCGACACTCCAGTCGAGCAACCTGAGCAGCAGACTGAGCCTGAGGTACTGATCAAAGAGGAAGAGGCACAACAGCCTCAGCAGCCGGAGAAAAGGCCCGGCAGAAAAGCGGCCAACAAACGGCCCATCCAAGAGTCTGAcatggaggaggaggaggaggaggcgccCGCCAAGAAGCGCGGCCGCAAACCCAAGGAAAAGGAGACTGCACCAGCGGCGTCGGCTACGACATCGGCATCAACCAACCCGCCTAAGGAGAACACAGG GCCCACCATGTACTCGTGCAAGTATTGCCACGTGCTGTTCGCCACTCGCAGTGAGGTGCACGCGCACGTAGCCGAGAGCCACCCCAAAACGCACGGGTGCATCATCTGCGATTGCCAGTTCCGTACGGCGCAGCTAGCCGCCGAGCACGCTGCTCTCGTGCATCGCGATCGGCCGCGACGGGTGAAGCGGGTGACGTGCGAGCACTGCTTAAGCACCCTCAGCAGCGCACAAGCCTTGGCTCTGCACATTCAGCGCCGACACGAGCCGCGGCCTGGCACCGAGAGCAAGTTGTTCGTCTGCTCGAGCTGCGGAAAGACGTTCGGCCGGCGCTACCAGCTGCTGGAGCACGAGCGGCGGCACACGGGCGAGCGGCCCTTCCAGTGCGTGCAGTGCGGAAGCAGCTTCGCCTCCAGCTCGAACCTGGCCTCGCACATGACGAAGCACCGGCCGCCCAGTCTGGCGTGTCCAGAGTGCGACAAGCGCTTCGGCAGCACCTCGACCCTTCGTGCTCACCGGCAGAGCCACCTCCCCGTCGAGGCGAGACGCACCTTCCAGTGCGAGGTGTGCGGCCGGAGCCTGCTGTCGGCCGCCCACCTCCGCCAGCACAGGCTCGGCCACGACGACGCGGCGCCGTCATTCAAGTGCGCCGAGTGCGGCAAACGCTTCCGCCACCTCAGGTCGCTCAGAGAGCACGTACAGCTTCACTCGGGGGCCAAAAGGCATGTGTGCGAACTTTGCGGTAAAGCGTACGCCATGCGACACAGCCTGACCACCCACAGGCGCACACACGACGCGCCCTTCCGCTGCCAGGTGTGCGGACAGATATTCGCCCATTACAGCTCCTTACTaacgcacacacgcactcaCAATAATATTCCTATCaattttgtgccaaaataA
- the LOC135943568 gene encoding gastrula zinc finger protein XlCGF26.1-like isoform X17 — protein MAASTKVSDMCRLCGTDTLNVVRHHIFEGEGQVKKSAQKISECLPLHIAAEDPLPKNICGECSYKLDLMSDFREKAVKTDVMLVSLVEGVKPEIPDDDDDGPDHEIDNDFRSDTPVEQPEQQTEPEVLIKEEEAQQPQQPEKRPGRKAANKRPIQESDMEEEEEEAPAKKRGRKPKEKETAPAASATTSASTNPPKENTGAFRDGRRIRCEFCAKTYNSFGTLARHVRLKHEKSSALEHECSICQARFAAKIILDYHVREQHKKEFVCDMCGKKVFNRARFMTHILNVHKIEWRVPCSFCFKRFSSRKLMKKHVEADHGGKPEHVCKFCKKVFKSRTARENCERKHEDVRPFTCEFCGKSFCSKYDLTSHRTRVHIKTEKIFICHICGKGYSRRQPLLGHVLRHDSSEKKWRCDFCGHLTFTKVEIRLHIETTHLKNKEFLCTQCGKRFGTKAYLKSHIYEMHSEVKPTKTCNLCNKTLTLRSYRDHMKAHTTVYDCEICGKPFGRKAHLLRHRKNLHGLLEHACEFCNLTFSKKIDLNIHKLHLHKIGADY, from the exons ATGGCCGCGTCCACGAAAGTTAGCGACATGTGTCGCTTATGCGGCACGGACACACTTAATGTGGTTCGACATCACATTTTCGAGGGTGAAGGGCAAGTCAAGAAGTCTGCCCAGAAGATTTCCGAGTGCCTTCCTCTGCAT ATTGCTGCAGAAGACCCGcttcccaaaaatatttgtggggAGTGCTCCTACAAACTGGACCTTATGAGTGACTTCAGAGAAAAAGCTGTGAAAACAGATGTTATGCTCGTTTCCCTGGTGGAAGGAGTGAAACCTGAG ATTCCAGACGACGATGACGATGGTCCAGACCACGAAATTGACAATGACTTTCGCTCCGACACTCCAGTCGAGCAACCTGAGCAGCAGACTGAGCCTGAGGTACTGATCAAAGAGGAAGAGGCACAACAGCCTCAGCAGCCGGAGAAAAGGCCCGGCAGAAAAGCGGCCAACAAACGGCCCATCCAAGAGTCTGAcatggaggaggaggaggaggaggcgccCGCCAAGAAGCGCGGCCGCAAACCCAAGGAAAAGGAGACTGCACCAGCGGCGTCGGCTACGACATCGGCATCAACCAACCCGCCTAAGGAGAACACAGG GGCGTTCCGAGACGGCCGGCGAATCCGCTGTGAATTCTGCGCCAAAACCTATAACAGTTTCGGCACCCTGGCTCGGCACGTGCGACTGAAGCACGAGAAGAGCTCTGCCTTGGAGCACGAATGCAGCATCTGCCAGGCGAGATTCGCggccaaaatcattttagactACCACGTGCGGGAGCAGCACAAAAAAGAATTCGTGTGCGATATGTGCGGCAAGAAGGTGTTCAACCGCGCGCGCTTCATGACGCACATTCTCAACGTGCACAAGATCGAGTGGCGGGTGCCGTGCAGTTTCTGCTTCAAGCGCTTCAGCTCGCGCAAGCTGATGAAGAAGCACGTGGAGGCGGACCACGGCGGCAAGCCCGAGCACGTGTGCAAGTTCTGCAAAAAGGTGTTCAAGAGCAGGACGGCGCGCGAGAACTGCGAGCGCAAGCACGAGGACGTGCGCCCGTTCACGTGCGAGTTTTGCGGCAAGTCGTTCTGCTCCAAGTACGACCTGACCTCGCACAGGACCAGGGTGCACATCAAAACGGAGAAAATATTCATCTGCCACATTTGCGGCAAGGGCTACTCGCGCAGGCAGCCGCTGCTCGGCCACGTGCTGCGGCACGACTCGTCCGAGAAGAAGTGGCGCTGCGACTTTTGCGGCCACCTCACGTTTACCAAGGTGGAGATCAGGCTGCACATCGAGACGACCCACCTGAAGAACAAGGAGTTTTTGTGCACGCAGTGCGGCAAACGCTTCGGCACGAAGGCCTACCTGAAAAGTCACATTTACGAGATGCACAGCGAGGTAAAGCCGACTAAGACGTGCAACCTGTGCAACAAGACTCTAACCCTGAGAAGTTACCGGGACCACATGAAGGCCCACACAACCGTCTACGATTGCGAAATCTGCGGCAAACCGTTCGGCCGCAAGGCGCACTTGTTGCGACACAGAAAGAACTTGCACGGGTTGCTAGAGCACGCGTGCGAGTTTTGTAACTTGACTTTCTCTAAAAAGAtcgatttaaatattcacaagCTGCATTTGCACAAAATCGGCGCTGATTATTAA
- the LOC135943568 gene encoding gastrula zinc finger protein XlCGF26.1-like isoform X24 → MAASTKVSDMCRLCGTDTLNVVRHHIFEGEGQVKKSAQKISECLPLHIAAEDPLPKNICGECSYKLDLMSDFREKAVKTDVMLVSLVEGVKPEIPDDDDDGPDHEIDNDFRSDTPVEQPEQQTEPEVLIKEEEAQQPQQPEKRPGRKAANKRPIQESDMEEEEEEAPAKKRGRKPKEKETAPAASATTSASTNPPKENTGTEPDEQENSDSVNAFLVCNKPLKCPFCEEESDSYNAMQKHTSVVHRGQRCKITACRDCDRKFNDKKRLMMHYRRYHWNVRYSCDVCGKQFHGCTNLYAHRKAKHENRFDFICAKCGKGFSTRRELNSHEIRHTGVRNFVCKTCGNAFYEECQLKAHMSLHKRKTVFTCEICGRVLKSLVNLKGHQKTVHTDYVRPRPFGCTICGKFFSRKNKLQNHVESIHANSRRFVCDLCGNRYNTKQVIEKHMLVHFQIKQYVCPYCGRAFAFHYTLQTHIFTHTGERPYQCEICGKRFTQASARNTHMRTHAK, encoded by the exons ATGGCCGCGTCCACGAAAGTTAGCGACATGTGTCGCTTATGCGGCACGGACACACTTAATGTGGTTCGACATCACATTTTCGAGGGTGAAGGGCAAGTCAAGAAGTCTGCCCAGAAGATTTCCGAGTGCCTTCCTCTGCAT ATTGCTGCAGAAGACCCGcttcccaaaaatatttgtggggAGTGCTCCTACAAACTGGACCTTATGAGTGACTTCAGAGAAAAAGCTGTGAAAACAGATGTTATGCTCGTTTCCCTGGTGGAAGGAGTGAAACCTGAG ATTCCAGACGACGATGACGATGGTCCAGACCACGAAATTGACAATGACTTTCGCTCCGACACTCCAGTCGAGCAACCTGAGCAGCAGACTGAGCCTGAGGTACTGATCAAAGAGGAAGAGGCACAACAGCCTCAGCAGCCGGAGAAAAGGCCCGGCAGAAAAGCGGCCAACAAACGGCCCATCCAAGAGTCTGAcatggaggaggaggaggaggaggcgccCGCCAAGAAGCGCGGCCGCAAACCCAAGGAAAAGGAGACTGCACCAGCGGCGTCGGCTACGACATCGGCATCAACCAACCCGCCTAAGGAGAACACAGG aacCGAGCCTGACGAGCAGGAGAATAGCGACAGCGTGAACGCGTTCTTAGTTTGTAACAAACCGCTGAAATGCCCGTTTTGCGAGGAAGAGTCTGATTCATACAACGCGATGCAAAAGCACACGTCAGTCGTGCACCGCGGGCAGAGGTGCAAAATCACGGCGTGCAGAGACTGCGACCGCAAGTTTAATGACAAGAAAAGGCTGATGATGCACTACAGGCGGTACCACTGGAACGTGCGCTACTCGTGCGACGTCTGCGGCAAGCAATTCCACGGCTGCACCAATCTCTACGCGCACCGAAAGGCCAAACACGAAAACCGATTCGATTTCATTTGCGCTAAATGCGGCAAGGGGTTCTCCACCAGGCGAGAACTGAATTCGCACGAAATCAGGCACACGGGCGTGCGAAACTTTGTGTGCAAAACGTGTGGCAACGCTTTTTACGAAGAGTGCCAGCTGAAGGCGCACATGTCTCTGCACAAAAGAAAAACCGTTTTTACTTGTGAAATCTGTGGCAGGGTCTTAAAATCGCTTGTTAATCTCAAAGGCCACCAAAAAACCGTGCACACCGATTATGTAAGGCCGCGGCCGTTCGGATGCACTATTTGtggaaaattcttttcacgcaaaaataaattacagaaTCACGTTGAATCCATTCACGCCAACTCTCGCAGATTTGTCTGCGATTTATGTGGAAATAGGTACAACACAAAGCAGGTTATTGAAAAGCACATGCTCGTGCACTTCCAAATTAAGCAGTACGTCTGTCCTTACTGTGGCAGGGCTTTCGCGTTCCATTACACATTGCAAACTCACATTTTCACCCATACTGGCGAAAGACCATATCAGTGTGAAATCTGTGGAAAAAGATTTACGCAGGCTTCCGCACGGAACACTCACATGCGTACTCATGCAAAGTAG
- the LOC135943568 gene encoding zinc finger protein 628-like isoform X27 yields MAASTKVSDMCRLCGTDTLNVVRHHIFEGEGQVKKSAQKISECLPLHIAAEDPLPKNICGECSYKLDLMSDFREKAVKTDVMLVSLVEGVKPEIPDDDDDGPDHEIDNDFRSDTPVEQPEQQTEPEVLIKEEEAQQPQQPEKRPGRKAANKRPIQESDMEEEEEEAPAKKRGRKPKEKETAPAASATTSASTNPPKENTGASEELEIILQRHVQPRSSMPLYRLHNRPEITIFPEGSDPPPPPGQFLLPDEEVAPKKNSRSTRAVRGEPLMEPPADFVFPEPECILGEAPKEDKKASTSRTPPPPLVTLRGLRMQKRIYECQYCSLDFPALDLVVDHIARAHPGGSNCKICNEKFCNSRGLEQHMKDKHWREYQKEKKKEEAGGVSPEPQADGADEDVDSDGVIEPMEAFTRLPDGLQCNECMVIFPKDSSYARHICNPAAPNRCKRCKLSFGTHLALVRHISMVHGAQNGGRSKFNCKVCGAGFAHEISLQKHISSQMCKV; encoded by the exons ATGGCCGCGTCCACGAAAGTTAGCGACATGTGTCGCTTATGCGGCACGGACACACTTAATGTGGTTCGACATCACATTTTCGAGGGTGAAGGGCAAGTCAAGAAGTCTGCCCAGAAGATTTCCGAGTGCCTTCCTCTGCAT ATTGCTGCAGAAGACCCGcttcccaaaaatatttgtggggAGTGCTCCTACAAACTGGACCTTATGAGTGACTTCAGAGAAAAAGCTGTGAAAACAGATGTTATGCTCGTTTCCCTGGTGGAAGGAGTGAAACCTGAG ATTCCAGACGACGATGACGATGGTCCAGACCACGAAATTGACAATGACTTTCGCTCCGACACTCCAGTCGAGCAACCTGAGCAGCAGACTGAGCCTGAGGTACTGATCAAAGAGGAAGAGGCACAACAGCCTCAGCAGCCGGAGAAAAGGCCCGGCAGAAAAGCGGCCAACAAACGGCCCATCCAAGAGTCTGAcatggaggaggaggaggaggaggcgccCGCCAAGAAGCGCGGCCGCAAACCCAAGGAAAAGGAGACTGCACCAGCGGCGTCGGCTACGACATCGGCATCAACCAACCCGCCTAAGGAGAACACAGG GGCCAGTGAGGAGTTGGAGATAATTTTGCAGCGCCATGTGCAGCCGCGCTCTAGCATGCCCCTCTACCGCTTGCATAACAGACCCGAAATCACCATCTTTCCTGAGGGTTCCGATCCGCCCCCACCGCCTGGCCAATTCTTGCTTCCCGACGAGGAAGTGGCGCCCAAGAAGAATTCGCGATCGACCCGAGCGGTGAGAGGAGAGCCTCTCATGGAGCCACCGGCCGACTTCGTGTTTCCCGAGCCAGAGTGCATTCTCGGTGAGGCGCCCAAGGAAGACAAGAAGGCTTCCACGTCCagaacgccgccgccgccgctggtgACACTGCGCGGCCTACGCATGCAGAAGCGTATCTATGAATGCCAGTACTGCAGCCTCGACTTCCCAGCACTCGATCTGGTCGTCGATCACATCGCCAGAGCGCACCCAGGCGGCTCGAACTGCAAAATCTGCAACGAGAAGTTCTGCAACTCGCGCGGCTTAGAGCAACACATGAAAGACAAACACTGGCGCGAGTAtcaaaaggagaaaaagaaagaagagGCGGGCGGCGTGTCTCCCGAGCCACAGGCCGACGGTGCCGATGAGGACGTTGACTCGGACGGGGTCATCGAGCCGATGGAGGCCTTCACCAGGCTGCCTGACGGGCTGCAGTGCAACGAGTGCATGGTCATTTTTCCCAAGGACTCCAGTTACGCCAGGCACATCTGCAACCCGGCGGCGCCGAACCGCTGCAAGCGCTGCAAACTGAGCTTTGGGACGCATTTAGCACTCGTGCGGCACATCAGCATGGTGCACGGCGCTCAAAACGGCGGCCGCTCCAAGTTCAACTGCAAGGTGTGTGGCGCGGGATTTGCGCACGAAATCAGCTTGCAGAAGCACATCAGCTCGCAAATGTGCAAAGTGTGA
- the LOC135943568 gene encoding zinc finger protein OZF-like isoform X23 — MAASTKVSDMCRLCGTDTLNVVRHHIFEGEGQVKKSAQKISECLPLHIAAEDPLPKNICGECSYKLDLMSDFREKAVKTDVMLVSLVEGVKPEIPDDDDDGPDHEIDNDFRSDTPVEQPEQQTEPEVLIKEEEAQQPQQPEKRPGRKAANKRPIQESDMEEEEEEAPAKKRGRKPKEKETAPAASATTSASTNPPKENTGGPLFECSHCHHMTATLGQMRVHVANRHLPRADIPPLNGRRAQCVECERTFGSAKKLADHLARHTGARPFECGLCDRGFSTQGRLDAHMTLHTSVWTHECTECGAAFATKADLTAHERRHTGATPFSCLLCAAAFASRDLLADHNATCHLDESLFTCQHCAKRFGVASKFREHLRTHAERRHACVYCDAKFATPSRLNAHIQTHTRGERHFLCDACGKRFPSAKDLTQHETMSHSEEKRFICEHCARPFSRREGLVVHLRTHTGERPFECAECGHAFTQRHALQTHERTHTGERPFRCSCGASFASRAGLTNHKKKKNCN, encoded by the exons ATGGCCGCGTCCACGAAAGTTAGCGACATGTGTCGCTTATGCGGCACGGACACACTTAATGTGGTTCGACATCACATTTTCGAGGGTGAAGGGCAAGTCAAGAAGTCTGCCCAGAAGATTTCCGAGTGCCTTCCTCTGCAT ATTGCTGCAGAAGACCCGcttcccaaaaatatttgtggggAGTGCTCCTACAAACTGGACCTTATGAGTGACTTCAGAGAAAAAGCTGTGAAAACAGATGTTATGCTCGTTTCCCTGGTGGAAGGAGTGAAACCTGAG ATTCCAGACGACGATGACGATGGTCCAGACCACGAAATTGACAATGACTTTCGCTCCGACACTCCAGTCGAGCAACCTGAGCAGCAGACTGAGCCTGAGGTACTGATCAAAGAGGAAGAGGCACAACAGCCTCAGCAGCCGGAGAAAAGGCCCGGCAGAAAAGCGGCCAACAAACGGCCCATCCAAGAGTCTGAcatggaggaggaggaggaggaggcgccCGCCAAGAAGCGCGGCCGCAAACCCAAGGAAAAGGAGACTGCACCAGCGGCGTCGGCTACGACATCGGCATCAACCAACCCGCCTAAGGAGAACACAGG GGGTCCGTTGTTCGAATGCTCTCACTGCCACCACATGACGGCCACTCTGGGCCAGATGCGCGTTCACGTGGCAAACCGGCACTTGCCGCGGGCGGACATTCCGCCGCTGAACGGTCGGCGGGCGCAGTGCGTCGAGTGCGAGCGCACCTTCGGCAGCGCCAAAAAGCTAGCAGACCACCTGGCGCGCCACACAGGTGCTCGGCCCTTTGAGTGTGGCCTGTGCGACCGCGGATTCAGCACCCAGGGACGCCTGGACGCGCACATGACCTTGCACACCTCCGTCTGGACGCACGAGTGCACTGAATGCGGCGCCGCCTTCGCCACTAAGGCCGATTTGACGGCCCACGAGCGACGCCACACGGGGGCCACGCCCTTTTCGTGCTTGTTGTGCGCGGCCGCCTTTGCCTCGCGAGACCTGCTCGCAGACCATAACGCGACTTGCCACCTTGACGAAAGCCTGTTCACATGCCAGCACTGCGCCAAGCGCTTCGGCGTCGCCTCCAAATTCAGAGAGCACCTCCGCACGCACGCTGAGCGCCGACACGCTTGCGTTTACTGCGACGCCAAATTCGCGACGCCGTCCAGACTAAATGCTCACATTCAGACGCACACGCGCGGCGAGCGTCATTTTCTATGTGACGCGTGCGGCAAACGCTTCCCTAGCGCCAAGGATTTAACGCAGCACGAGACCATGTCGCACTCTGAAGAAAAGCGCTTCATATGCGAGCATTGCGCCCGTCCTTTTTCCCGACGAGAGGGCCTTGTCGTGCATCTACGCACGCACACGGGCGAACGCCCGTTCGAGTGTGCTGAATGTGGACACGCGTTCACGCAGAGGCACGCGCTACAGACGCACGAGCGCACGCACACAGGCGAGAGGCCATTCCGGTGCTCTTGCGGTGCAAGCTTCGCTTCCAGGGCTGGCCTGACTAATcataagaaaaagaaaaactgcaATTAG